One Chengkuizengella sediminis DNA segment encodes these proteins:
- a CDS encoding macrolide family glycosyltransferase, translated as MSTVIYFGVDLAGHVNPTLGLMKKLVDKGEEVFYYCTDEYREKIEETGAKFKSYRDLAHFGTYDGGGIETFLVFADFILSKSKIILDNLLDEIAELRPDYIIHDAFCYWGKEISKILNIPGISVFDSFAFIDEMANIDPSFFMENILRAGEDPLYKKYKGNTNMYKKLIQKVSKSIAKKHNLQDSNVINDIFLSKQGLNILFTSKQLQIYSEAFDDTYLFTGYSIYHRNGEVDFPFEKLTNKPLVYISLGTIFNDRLDIYRSFINAFGDTDLQVVMSIGQKIHIEDLGCVPENFIVKNVVPQLEVLKYADAFITHGGANSVHESINFLVPMVLLPQNFDQFMGAMAVERVGAGIYIRNQEEGISKIKMVVNKVLTEPSYKENCRKIKDSFKKAGGLDKSVEEIFKFVGNKRGIYENT; from the coding sequence GTGTCAACGGTGATTTACTTTGGTGTGGACTTAGCAGGACATGTGAACCCAACACTTGGATTAATGAAAAAACTTGTGGATAAAGGAGAGGAGGTTTTTTATTATTGTACAGATGAGTACCGTGAGAAAATTGAAGAAACAGGAGCAAAGTTTAAAAGTTATCGAGACTTAGCTCATTTTGGTACTTATGATGGGGGCGGGATTGAAACATTTCTTGTTTTTGCTGACTTTATTCTAAGTAAAAGTAAAATCATTTTGGATAACTTACTAGATGAAATTGCAGAACTTAGACCGGATTATATCATTCATGATGCATTTTGTTATTGGGGAAAAGAAATCTCTAAGATATTAAATATTCCTGGTATTTCTGTTTTTGATAGCTTTGCATTTATAGATGAAATGGCAAATATAGACCCATCGTTTTTTATGGAAAACATACTTAGAGCTGGAGAGGATCCGCTTTATAAAAAATATAAGGGTAATACAAATATGTATAAGAAACTAATTCAGAAAGTGTCTAAAAGCATAGCTAAAAAACATAATTTACAAGATTCAAATGTAATCAATGATATTTTTTTAAGTAAGCAAGGATTAAATATTTTATTTACTTCGAAACAGCTGCAAATTTATTCCGAAGCTTTTGATGATACTTATTTATTTACAGGTTATTCGATATATCATCGGAATGGTGAAGTGGATTTTCCATTTGAAAAGCTAACGAATAAACCTCTTGTTTATATTTCCTTAGGTACGATATTTAATGATCGATTAGATATTTATAGAAGTTTTATAAATGCTTTTGGTGATACAGATCTGCAGGTTGTGATGTCCATAGGGCAAAAAATACACATAGAAGATTTGGGATGCGTTCCAGAAAATTTCATCGTGAAAAATGTTGTACCTCAGCTTGAAGTTTTAAAATACGCAGATGCTTTTATTACACATGGTGGGGCAAATAGTGTACATGAAAGTATAAATTTCCTTGTGCCGATGGTTTTATTGCCACAAAACTTTGATCAGTTTATGGGAGCGATGGCAGTGGAAAGAGTTGGGGCAGGTATATATATCAGAAATCAAGAGGAAGGTATTTCTAAGATAAAGATGGTCGTAAATAAAGTTCTAACAGAACCTAGTTATAAGGAAAATTGTAGAAAGATTAAGGATTCGTTTAAAAAGGCAGGGGGGTTAGATAAGTCAGTTGAAGAAATTTTTAAATTTGTAGGAAATAAGAGGGGGATTTATGAGAACACTTAA
- a CDS encoding non-ribosomal peptide synthetase, which yields MKTLKLYPLTHPQKRVWYIEQIYPNSSLYNIGGPVKIKGLIDFRLLEKAIQTLIRRHDGLRMKLIEVNGEVSQYVSEYEKTGLKFKDFSTFENPELHFNQWVEDEARRPFILNENLFEFSLFKVSDSENGYLVKLHHIIADGWSIHIITEQIREIYIKLLHGESITDELSVSYLEYINQEQTYFKSDRFIKNKKFWNDLFKTLPEGFINKNSDFTKGKRKTFQIIPQLSSKIKNFAKNNNVSLNTFFIFSYFLYQNKITHQRDLIIGTPVLNRSGQKDKSIIGMFTSTMPFRFRIDEKATILDTLKSMNRELMRCYFHQKYPYDLLMGDLELQKKGYHQLFDTSINYYNTKLETQFNDSQVENIEFYSGHQMYSLQLVIKDWLDSGRLMVEFDYKTSEYDEEKIEEMYHRLNILINQILEDCNEEIRNINLLSNEEKRKLITEFNATESPYPKHKSIIQLFEEQVSKTPDKIAIRFNEKQYSYQQLNAKVNQLARLLINKGLQKESIVGLLTHHSIESVISMLAVLKAGGAYMPIDPDYPEDRITYMLSDSDCKMLLVNFEYCTEFNREVINLCNDEIFKGDTSNLNTEYFMSHLAYVIYTSGSTGKPKGVMIEQQGLVNYIWWAKQMYVKDEYEVFPLYSSLAFDLTITSIFTPLISGGKIVVYRSDEDEYVLYKIRSENQSTVVKLTPSHLSLLKDMDNVNSSIKRFIVGGEDLSVNLSRKIIESFGGNVEIYNEYGPTETVVGCMIHKYNIEKDAKSSVPIGKPAHNVNIYILDSNFNPVPINEVGEMYISGDGVARGYLNREDLTKERFLCNPFHSGKRMYQTGDLARFNLEGQIEYLGRSDHQVKINGYRIELGEIEKQLLNVSSIKEAVVIDGEHENESKFLCAYFVSTQEEMTSNQVRNKLTGQLPDYMIPTYFFQLDEIPLTANGKVNRSMLPKPEVMYRENTNFISYRNEAEQQLVISMGEVLQMDKISMNDNFYHHGGDSIKAIQIVSKLKSQQYSIKVKDILSNPILGQMVKHMKKEPGNQVDQITVEGKIKHTPIVSWFLSHNFNELNYYNQSVLLDLKQEMKADKLEQIIDELIAHHDSLRMNVNPINQELFYMKKEELIRDKIQEFDLSKFSSDVQQVKMVQIGEQVKSRFDLEQGVLLKAALFDLGEQGNRLLLTAHHLVVDGVSWRIILEDIQMLFNNISLINKVHLPSKTYSLQAWAETLWEVKDEFLEEKQYWISTLKDEHVVPVDFHLGEINYGSTVSLSYDLDEDHTSQLLTIANDTYHTEIIDLLMIALSKSISDTFNLSETVIELEGHGRDIDKLDISRTVGWFTSLYPFKLSKSHTDLRDHIKTMKEKIRNIPNKGLGFGILKYLLQEIIDQQEHNRIRFNYLGDFEQSFHNNLFSLSSEDSGPEYSPNNELTALIDINGFVFNKKLNMRFQYSRNQFKEETIQTFMNLYLYHLKEVIKHCMETESIQYTPSDFETIALSQDELDDLLT from the coding sequence ATGAAAACATTAAAGTTATATCCATTAACACACCCTCAGAAACGAGTATGGTATATTGAACAAATATACCCTAACAGTTCTCTATATAATATCGGCGGACCTGTTAAAATAAAAGGTTTAATTGATTTCCGATTATTGGAGAAAGCAATTCAAACTCTAATTCGTAGACATGACGGATTAAGAATGAAATTAATCGAAGTAAACGGAGAAGTGAGTCAATATGTAAGTGAGTATGAAAAAACAGGTTTAAAATTTAAGGATTTTTCTACTTTTGAAAATCCGGAGCTTCATTTTAATCAGTGGGTGGAAGATGAGGCTCGAAGACCATTTATCTTAAATGAAAATTTATTTGAATTTAGTTTATTTAAAGTTTCAGATTCAGAAAATGGGTATCTTGTTAAACTTCATCATATCATAGCTGACGGTTGGTCCATACACATCATCACTGAACAGATTAGAGAAATTTACATAAAATTACTTCATGGAGAATCCATAACAGATGAACTTTCAGTTTCTTACTTGGAGTATATTAATCAAGAACAAACCTATTTTAAATCAGACCGTTTTATTAAAAATAAAAAGTTTTGGAATGATTTATTCAAAACCCTACCAGAAGGGTTTATAAACAAAAATTCAGATTTTACTAAAGGGAAAAGAAAAACATTTCAAATAATACCTCAACTTTCCTCAAAAATTAAAAACTTTGCAAAAAATAATAATGTATCGTTAAATACATTTTTTATATTCTCATACTTTTTATATCAAAATAAAATCACACATCAAAGAGATCTCATTATCGGTACGCCTGTTTTAAACAGATCAGGTCAAAAGGATAAAAGTATCATAGGCATGTTTACGAGTACAATGCCTTTTAGATTTCGAATCGACGAGAAAGCCACTATATTAGATACATTAAAATCTATGAATCGTGAATTAATGAGATGTTATTTTCATCAAAAATATCCTTATGATTTATTAATGGGAGATTTGGAGCTTCAAAAAAAAGGATACCATCAACTATTTGATACAAGTATTAATTATTATAATACTAAATTAGAAACTCAATTCAACGACTCTCAAGTAGAAAATATAGAATTTTACAGTGGACATCAAATGTATTCTTTGCAACTAGTTATTAAAGACTGGTTAGATTCTGGAAGATTAATGGTTGAATTTGATTATAAAACAAGTGAATACGATGAAGAAAAGATTGAAGAAATGTATCATCGATTAAATATTCTAATAAATCAGATTTTAGAAGATTGTAATGAAGAAATTAGGAATATAAACCTTTTATCAAATGAGGAAAAGAGGAAGCTCATTACTGAATTTAATGCGACAGAGTCCCCTTACCCAAAACATAAATCTATCATTCAATTATTCGAAGAGCAGGTTTCAAAAACTCCGGATAAAATAGCGATTCGTTTTAATGAGAAACAATATTCTTATCAGCAGTTAAATGCAAAAGTAAACCAACTCGCCAGGTTATTAATAAACAAAGGTTTGCAAAAAGAATCTATTGTAGGATTACTAACACATCACTCTATTGAAAGTGTAATTAGTATGTTAGCGGTATTAAAAGCTGGTGGAGCTTACATGCCTATAGACCCTGATTATCCTGAAGATCGAATCACTTATATGCTTTCAGATTCAGATTGTAAGATGTTACTAGTTAATTTTGAATATTGTACAGAATTTAATAGGGAGGTTATTAACCTTTGTAACGATGAAATCTTTAAAGGAGATACTTCTAACCTTAATACTGAATACTTTATGTCTCATTTAGCTTATGTCATTTACACCTCTGGTTCTACAGGTAAACCAAAAGGAGTGATGATTGAACAACAAGGGTTAGTGAATTATATATGGTGGGCAAAACAAATGTATGTAAAAGATGAATATGAAGTCTTCCCTCTATATTCATCCCTAGCATTTGATTTAACGATAACATCCATTTTTACTCCTCTAATCAGTGGAGGGAAGATTGTTGTGTATAGAAGTGATGAAGATGAGTACGTTTTATACAAAATTCGTAGTGAAAATCAATCTACAGTAGTAAAACTTACCCCTTCACATTTATCTTTATTAAAAGATATGGATAATGTTAACAGCTCAATTAAAAGATTCATCGTTGGAGGAGAGGACTTAAGTGTAAACCTATCCAGAAAGATTATAGAAAGTTTTGGCGGAAACGTTGAAATCTATAATGAGTATGGTCCAACTGAAACCGTAGTAGGTTGTATGATTCATAAATATAACATTGAAAAAGATGCAAAATCTTCTGTACCGATTGGAAAACCTGCTCATAATGTAAATATTTATATACTTGATTCTAACTTTAATCCTGTACCTATAAATGAAGTAGGTGAAATGTACATTTCTGGAGATGGAGTTGCAAGGGGATATTTAAATCGTGAGGATTTAACAAAGGAAAGATTTTTATGTAATCCATTTCATTCGGGAAAAAGGATGTATCAAACAGGTGATTTAGCTAGGTTTAATCTTGAGGGTCAAATCGAATATTTAGGGCGGTCAGATCATCAAGTAAAAATAAATGGTTATCGGATAGAACTAGGTGAGATTGAAAAACAACTTTTAAATGTTTCCTCCATTAAAGAAGCAGTCGTCATAGATGGTGAACATGAAAATGAGAGTAAGTTTCTTTGTGCCTATTTCGTAAGTACCCAAGAAGAGATGACTTCAAATCAGGTAAGAAATAAGTTGACAGGTCAATTACCTGATTATATGATTCCTACTTATTTTTTTCAGTTGGATGAAATTCCCTTAACTGCAAATGGAAAAGTGAACAGGAGTATGCTTCCAAAACCTGAAGTAATGTATCGTGAAAATACGAACTTTATCTCTTATCGAAATGAAGCAGAACAGCAACTCGTTATCAGCATGGGTGAAGTTTTACAGATGGATAAAATCAGTATGAATGATAACTTTTATCACCATGGAGGAGACTCCATAAAAGCGATCCAAATTGTTTCAAAACTAAAGAGTCAACAATACTCTATAAAAGTAAAGGATATTCTTTCAAATCCCATCTTAGGGCAGATGGTCAAGCACATGAAAAAAGAGCCTGGAAATCAAGTAGATCAAATAACAGTGGAGGGGAAGATCAAACATACACCTATTGTATCTTGGTTTTTATCACATAACTTTAATGAATTAAACTACTACAATCAATCTGTTTTATTAGATTTGAAACAAGAGATGAAAGCTGACAAGCTTGAACAAATCATAGATGAATTAATTGCTCATCATGATTCCTTAAGAATGAATGTTAATCCTATAAACCAAGAATTGTTTTATATGAAAAAGGAAGAATTGATTCGAGATAAAATCCAGGAGTTTGATTTATCGAAGTTTTCTTCTGATGTACAGCAGGTGAAAATGGTTCAAATAGGAGAACAGGTTAAATCTAGATTTGATCTTGAACAGGGTGTTTTATTGAAAGCTGCTTTATTTGATTTAGGAGAGCAGGGTAATAGATTGTTATTAACGGCTCATCATCTAGTTGTGGATGGTGTTTCATGGAGAATTATTTTAGAAGATATCCAAATGTTGTTTAACAATATCAGTTTAATTAACAAAGTACATCTTCCTTCTAAAACCTATTCCTTACAAGCTTGGGCAGAAACATTATGGGAAGTAAAGGATGAGTTTCTAGAGGAAAAACAATACTGGATATCCACTCTTAAGGATGAACATGTAGTACCTGTTGATTTTCATTTAGGAGAGATTAATTATGGGAGTACAGTTTCATTATCTTATGATCTAGATGAGGATCATACTAGTCAATTGTTAACGATTGCAAATGATACGTATCATACGGAAATAATTGATTTATTGATGATAGCTCTATCCAAATCTATATCTGATACTTTTAACCTAAGCGAAACTGTGATTGAACTTGAAGGTCATGGGAGAGACATTGATAAATTGGATATCTCTAGAACTGTAGGTTGGTTTACGAGTCTGTACCCATTTAAACTCTCAAAAAGCCATACAGATCTAAGAGATCACATCAAAACAATGAAAGAGAAGATTCGAAACATTCCGAATAAAGGGTTAGGGTTTGGCATACTAAAATATTTGTTACAAGAAATCATCGATCAACAAGAACACAATCGAATTCGATTTAATTATCTAGGTGATTTTGAACAGTCTTTTCATAATAATCTATTTTCATTATCTTCAGAAGATTCGGGCCCTGAGTACAGTCCAAATAATGAGCTAACTGCTCTCATAGACATCAATGGATTCGTTTTCAATAAAAAATTAAATATGAGGTTCCAATATTCCAGAAATCAATTTAAAGAAGAAACGATACAAACATTTATGAATTTGTATTTGTATCATCTGAAAGAAGTCATAAAACACTGCATGGAGACTGAAAGTATACAGTATACTCCATCTGATTTTGAAACCATAGCGTTATCACAAGATGAACTAGATGATCTATTAACATGA
- a CDS encoding cyclic peptide export ABC transporter, whose protein sequence is MRTLKIFIILVSLMILLIQSSVIASTIFSDELRSEIEEFIDESMDQSDIPGLSVVIVKEDETVYQQGFGYADVENHIPVTDKTLFELGSTSKAFTALAILQLEEQGLISLEDSVTQYIPWLSFNYEGQNEDITLKQFLYHTSGIPFQTIKEIPISESEGALETTVRTLIGETLDFKPGEQFLYATINYDVLGLVIQEVTGVSYENYMKNEVLEPLHLNDTYLFREEAGSKIAIGYKPSLLRTIAYDAPIYRGNTPAGYLISNANDMAKWLKIQLGTASNTDIFQEIVETSHKPDRTVSPSPDGSSYAAGWAVFQNGSGEISHGGNNPNYASFITIRPVDGIGIAVLGNLNSSDIQFIGEGIMNLIYSKELESMGTDFYQSMDNISSAVIFITIPMMLFIVWFISKAIRQILIKERKFEGNIARVFTSLVIFSIFIASFSYCLYQLPNVLYWGLNWDFVKVWAPISFTLSVLCILTSGILFSLYYMLTLFFPKHDDKGMLVLIILSIVSGFGNALIIFMVNEALNRGEGFQSGLFTYFAFGILLYVFGQKLVRTKLIKIANHMVYQKRTELIDKLLNTSYQNIDVMEQGKIEASLNNDTETISDFSNIVITGATSLVTLICCFVYMGIISFYGLLASILFIFIAAGLHFFFGRQANKLWEQTRDIQNVFFKFIRNLNDGFKELRLNREKRTDFKLDMQKSNQMYKEKRIQGDVKFANVNVAGELLFTFVIGAVAFMFPILFTDLKVDSLRSYVFVLLYMTGPVHGILGTIPNIFRVRISWNRINEISKELDVVHVKQNQSMFDLHEIDDNVVELQLREVEYTYQTNEGETFKVGPINTAFRSGEVTFITGGNGSGKSTLAKLATGLYEVDHGEISINGIQVNSEQLGEKYSAIFSDFHLFEKLYGIQYETKNHEFNEYLDQMLLTEKVQIKNGVLNTIKLSTGQRKRLALIISYLEDRPIYLFDEWAADQDPEFREFFYNTLLPELKNRGKCVIAITHDDRYFDTADKVIKMEMGKIVQQEQLHFTESG, encoded by the coding sequence ATGAGAACACTTAAAATTTTTATCATATTAGTATCTCTTATGATACTTCTTATTCAAAGCAGTGTTATCGCGTCTACTATCTTTTCAGATGAATTGAGAAGTGAAATAGAAGAGTTCATTGATGAAAGTATGGATCAATCTGATATTCCAGGACTTTCAGTAGTGATTGTAAAAGAGGATGAAACGGTGTATCAACAAGGTTTTGGTTATGCGGATGTGGAGAATCACATACCTGTTACTGATAAGACATTGTTTGAACTTGGTTCTACAAGTAAAGCTTTTACAGCATTAGCCATATTACAGTTGGAAGAACAAGGTTTGATTAGCTTAGAGGACTCTGTTACACAGTACATCCCTTGGCTAAGCTTCAATTATGAAGGACAAAACGAGGATATTACTTTAAAGCAGTTTTTATATCATACGAGTGGAATCCCTTTTCAAACGATTAAAGAAATACCTATATCAGAAAGTGAAGGTGCATTAGAAACGACAGTAAGAACGTTGATAGGAGAGACTTTGGATTTTAAACCTGGGGAACAATTTTTATATGCAACGATAAATTATGACGTGTTAGGTTTGGTCATACAAGAGGTTACGGGCGTATCCTATGAAAATTATATGAAAAATGAGGTTTTAGAGCCTTTACATTTAAACGATACCTATTTATTTAGAGAGGAAGCGGGTTCTAAAATAGCGATAGGTTATAAACCCAGTTTATTACGTACTATAGCGTATGATGCTCCAATATATAGGGGAAATACACCAGCAGGATATTTGATTTCAAATGCAAATGATATGGCGAAATGGTTGAAAATACAACTTGGCACAGCTTCAAATACAGATATCTTTCAAGAAATTGTAGAAACATCACATAAACCAGATCGTACTGTATCCCCAAGTCCAGATGGTTCATCTTATGCAGCAGGTTGGGCTGTATTTCAAAATGGGTCTGGAGAGATTTCGCACGGGGGAAATAATCCGAATTATGCTTCCTTCATTACTATTAGACCTGTAGATGGAATTGGAATTGCAGTATTGGGCAATCTTAATTCTAGTGATATTCAGTTTATTGGTGAAGGAATTATGAACTTGATCTACAGTAAAGAATTAGAAAGTATGGGAACAGATTTTTATCAAAGTATGGATAACATTTCTTCAGCGGTTATTTTTATCACGATCCCAATGATGCTGTTTATTGTATGGTTTATAAGTAAAGCTATAAGACAGATTTTAATAAAAGAAAGAAAGTTTGAAGGAAATATTGCGAGGGTTTTTACTAGTTTGGTTATCTTCAGTATCTTTATAGCTAGTTTCTCCTACTGTTTATATCAACTTCCTAACGTTTTATATTGGGGATTAAATTGGGATTTTGTAAAGGTGTGGGCACCGATTAGTTTCACTTTGTCAGTATTGTGTATATTAACATCTGGAATACTATTTAGTTTGTATTACATGTTAACTTTATTTTTTCCAAAACATGATGATAAAGGAATGCTCGTGTTAATCATTTTAAGTATCGTTAGTGGTTTTGGAAATGCGCTTATTATTTTTATGGTCAATGAAGCTTTAAATCGGGGTGAAGGTTTTCAAAGCGGCTTATTTACATATTTCGCTTTTGGAATTCTCCTTTACGTGTTTGGTCAAAAATTAGTACGCACAAAATTGATTAAAATTGCCAATCATATGGTCTATCAAAAAAGGACGGAATTAATAGATAAACTACTTAACACCTCCTATCAAAACATAGATGTTATGGAACAAGGTAAAATTGAAGCTTCGTTAAATAACGACACAGAAACGATCAGTGATTTTTCTAATATTGTCATTACAGGTGCAACGAGTTTGGTGACTTTAATTTGTTGTTTTGTTTATATGGGTATTATTAGTTTTTATGGTTTGTTAGCATCGATATTATTTATTTTTATCGCAGCTGGTCTTCACTTTTTCTTTGGAAGACAAGCGAATAAATTGTGGGAACAAACAAGAGATATTCAAAACGTGTTTTTTAAATTTATTCGTAACTTAAATGATGGATTTAAAGAATTGAGATTGAATCGTGAGAAACGAACGGATTTTAAACTGGATATGCAGAAAAGTAATCAGATGTACAAGGAAAAACGGATTCAAGGAGACGTTAAGTTTGCAAACGTAAATGTGGCAGGAGAATTGCTCTTCACCTTTGTAATCGGTGCGGTAGCTTTTATGTTTCCTATTCTTTTTACGGATTTAAAAGTGGATTCTTTAAGAAGTTACGTGTTTGTTCTTTTATATATGACGGGTCCAGTCCATGGCATCCTAGGAACGATACCTAATATTTTCAGAGTTCGAATTAGCTGGAATCGAATTAATGAAATATCGAAGGAGTTAGATGTTGTTCATGTGAAACAAAATCAATCCATGTTTGATCTTCATGAAATCGATGACAACGTAGTCGAGCTTCAACTTCGAGAAGTTGAATATACTTATCAAACGAATGAGGGCGAGACATTTAAGGTAGGTCCGATTAATACCGCATTCAGATCAGGAGAGGTGACCTTTATTACAGGTGGGAATGGTAGTGGGAAATCTACACTTGCAAAATTAGCCACAGGATTATATGAGGTGGATCATGGTGAAATCTCAATTAATGGTATTCAGGTGAATTCAGAACAACTAGGCGAAAAATATTCTGCTATATTTAGTGACTTTCATTTGTTTGAAAAGCTGTATGGTATTCAATATGAAACGAAAAACCATGAATTCAATGAATATTTAGATCAGATGTTATTAACGGAAAAGGTTCAGATTAAAAATGGGGTATTGAATACGATCAAACTATCCACTGGACAAAGAAAGAGATTAGCATTAATCATCAGTTACTTAGAGGATCGACCGATTTATCTTTTTGATGAATGGGCGGCAGATCAAGATCCAGAATTTAGAGAATTTTTTTACAATACATTATTGCCAGAGTTGAAAAATAGAGGAAAATGTGTTATTGCGATTACACATGACGATCGATATTTTGATACTGCGGATAAAGTGATCAAAATGGAAATGGGGAAAATCGTTCAGCAAGAACAACTTCATTTCACTGAGTCAGGTTAA